A window of Amia ocellicauda isolate fAmiCal2 chromosome 20, fAmiCal2.hap1, whole genome shotgun sequence genomic DNA:
GGTCCGAGGGAAAGAAAGAGCCCAGTGCAACATGTCTGGAGTCAAGAAGCAAAGGACGGTAAGAAAGAGGGAATCTGTCCAATTCCTCAACTTTGTGATCGCCAGCCTCCTTCTGTGACACTTTGTAacactttctttttttggggggggggttgtgtggCCTGGTTTCGCAGACTAGTCTTAGCACTCACTAATATTAAACCTGGGTGTGTGAAAGTGATGTCAAAAAGTGAGGTGGCTTTGGCTGCTTTTCATGCACAGCACTTCTGTAGGAAAAGGACAATCAATCACATGACAAGAGAAAGCTATTGATGTATTCATACAATAGAAAAAGAGATGCACTTCTGCAGACGAGAAGTTTTGTTCAACTTTCTCTCCTGGATGCCAGGAATACTTATTCAGctaaacattacaaatcattggtggggtgggggggtggaaatACAGAATAGCTAGTGAAGTTTCAATAGTTTTCTTTACTAATTTACCTGTACAGCTGTGGAAACAACTAGATTTAAGTTAGGATTCATATAGCATTAACACAATGtttattatgtaattatatCAGGCTTTTGTAAATCCTTTATAATGCTGAAATAACAATAGTCATAATCCACTTTTGTAGGCTGACGTCTTGGAGGCAATTATTTGTTCACATTTCTTCCAGAGAAAACATCTGGAAAGGCAACATGCAGAATACAGTTTTGCTGTTTGTCCTGCATCAGTCTAATGCATGAAAGAAGTAGGTTTAATGATTTAACAATAGTATCGTAGATATACAGTTTATTACAATCATTTAATAGATAACGTACCACTTGACCTCTTGAGGTGTTTTTTAATatgacttattttattttcacattttaaaaaccaTGTCACAGGCAGAGTTGCAGGGCTCTCGGTGTGCCCCAGACTAACAGTGTGTTCATGGTGTCCAAGTCTGAGAGCCTCATTGAGTCCAGCTCTCTCCCCTGGGTACCTCGGGCTGTGCTGGTATTTCCTATTTGATATTCATTGGCATCGACCGGCTCTGTGCATGCATCAGCTTACTGTCCTGGACTGTGAGCACAGGGAGAAGTATGCACAGCAGAAGACTGTAACTTATTTTCGCTGACTTTTGGGAGCGTTTCTTTTTAGGCCTTTAACTCACTTAATTTGCTGTGTATTGGTAAGGTAACTGACATTGTGTTCGTAATGCAATGCTTAAGTTGCACTGTATTTATTAGAAAGATgaccttttagtttttttactgaAAAGCTGTAGATCTCTGAAGGACATCGGATATGGGCGTTCTTCAATCTGCACTATTGATTCTTgatatgaaatattgttttgtagTCCTTTATCAATACATTGCATGTTGACACTGTTTGATTATTGCTTTTATCGttcactttttaatttaaaattctgAAATCTTTGAACAAATCACCTTGCCCTTGCCCCACTCTGTGAGACCCCTATGGTAAACATCGGAATAAAAACGTTACAAGCTGAACAGAATGAGTTTTGGAAAAGTTATGAATGAACCATGAGTTTTGCAATTCTTTGTCAAACAAATGTAAGGAAGCAATGACTCAAGCTTGTAATTTGACTCTGGATTTTACATGTCATTTGACAGTTTGTTTCTTAAAAGCAGGAATGTTATTATGTTTGCTAATCCATTCAAATTCTGCTGCTGcacattgtttttaaagtacATAAATGCTATTGTGCGATTTAAAGCTTTTTCCCCTTTAGGATTAGATGCCATTGGTTAGTATGCTAATAGTTTTCTCATTAAATCAATATGAGATTTTTGTAAACTATTGTTCTTGCCTAGTTTTCATCTCTAAATATCGATTTACCAGTAACAGGTGAATGCTGAGCAGCAGATCTGTAACCTGATTGTGCAAAGATGCATCTGTGGAACAAAGTAAACTGCTGCAATGCAGAACTGCTACATCCTTGTAACCCGGACAGTGGGGCAAACagttttgtttatattattaatttgtgttataagatctatttattttctaattaaatAGAGGAATGGTATTTGTTCAGTGGTAGCAAATAAAACAGAGATCGGATTAAAGCAACTCCTGCTAAagaattaagaacataagaaagtttacaaacgagaggaagccattcgatccatcgtgctcgtttgatgttcattaataactaagtgatgcaAGGATCCTATTAAGTATACGAATGTCATTTTATTCTGATATAATTATTCCTGGATATGGGGATATTTGTTTCATACATTTGTATAGTTGTTTTTGATAAAAGTGAGGCTTTTATAATAAATTTAGGCCATATACTCTCATTGTGGCCTGTGAGAAACCTTGTTGCGTCATGTATTTTTGCAAGACCTTTCCTAAGATTGAGATAAGGCAACCTATGCAGAAATAACCAGGGAGGGAATGCACAATTCatattatatgaaaataaagctGGAACAAAACCTGTAGATGAACTGCCTACTTCAAATAATGACCTAATCCAATggaaacataagtgcaaactaAAATCAGCCCTGGAACTGAACCCTGGGGAGCACCTGATATGATTGAGGTACTCGGCCATGAATATTTCCCCCGGGTTTACAAACTGCTCTCTTCCAGGTCAGTATGATTTAAAGCTCAGGGGAGCAGAACCTATAATTCCTAGCAGTGTGATCAAATGGATCAAAAACAGAACTGAGAATAAGAAAAAGACTAAACCGCAGTagcagtgaaaaacatgaaCTGCAATAAAGTGTTTCCATGAAGTTTATAAGGCATGTTATGATTGAGGGACAATAAATCACGCTAGCTTCTGTTCAAGGTTCAAAAGATAATTACTAGCTCCCCAACTCTATATGCAGTTTATAGCTGCGTTCAATATTTAACACATATCAAAGTGCAGCAGGTATATGATAAAGTACAGATACAAGAGAGCCTGGTACAGCCTAGAGAATTGTTCAATAGCATGTGCAGAGTGAGCGTCAATGGGATTTGGTTATTGCTAAGATTTATTTGAAGAAAGCATTGTTCTCCTGCTGAAAAACATAAACTCTGGCATTAGTACTGTTCAGCATTGCTTTCTTGCCTAATAAGTGTAAAATAATTGCTTCTCAGTAAGTGCCAGCTGGGCTTCCACCTACTTATGGACATGTGATCCAGAACCCTTGGATTCTTTAAATCAGCACCCAGTGACTTTGACTTTACAATAGTTCTGTTGATTATTTCTGTAGCGATCCTGAGACCTCACTAAGGGGCTGGGGATTTTAGTAATGCCGTGAGGTTGCTGCACTGAGGCGCGGGAGTTTTAAGTTGTAGTTTGCCAGAATCCACATCATGGTTTCGTCTGTGAAAAAGTCTTATAAagatcttatttattttttaaacattaatttatCAAAATAACCAAATACGTTGAAAAAGGACACACAAATAAGGGATTGCTTGCATACAAACTGTCTGATAGTCAGGCACAGTGTAGCTGTTTGAGGATCTGTAGTTTAATGTAGAGATTTGTTTGAATGAAGCCTAGATATCCTTTGCTACAGTGGAAAAGGATCCATGAAATGTGATGCAGAAAGTTAGTTTTCCCCAGACTCTGCTGTGGGGCCACAGCTCTGTGGGATGAATGGGCCTATTTGTTTCCTCGATGCTCTAGCAGTTGCTCGGCTCTGCTGGAGCCCCCTTGGTAGTTTCTAAACAGGAGTGACGTGTTGGAGGATGGTGTATTAATTTTCTAAAGGCCGTTACAATGCAAACATTACTATGCTATAGTTAGGAACTTCCCCAGATTCCCACTtatgttcattttcattttcttattcCTGTCACCTCTTATGGTAAAGAAAGAGGTAGATTCTCgtttgaaatataaaatagCTCTATAATAGTCCAGCTTGGTAGTTTTGTTGTATTGTCTTCATAGGTTCAAAGCTCTATTTAGACATAACACACAATTTTTATGTCACAGAAAAATAGACGTACATACTGAGCTCCCATTGTCTCCGCGCATAATCCTTTTAATTTTCAGTTTAACGTTGGAGTCCAGGTAAAATGTACTGTTCGTATTCAGAGTATGTCACTGGGCAACTGTTTAGTAACTACGGTagctttttaattacattttttattcaaagCAATTGTCAGAAAGCATGAAGAATATAGAATGGTCATTCTGTTTAAATGCACACCGAGATTTcccacatttatattttttgtggtgTAGTATGACAGTCAGATgtgaaaccaaaccaaaaatattCAAGTTGAAAGAGGAATACTTGCTGTGACACTTTTGAAGAGGTCGTCAGACTTTAATTTTAGAGTGATTTTTACATCCTAAATTATATGTAGAATATTCGCTCCCTATGAAGGCTTCTGTACAGAAAGCCGGCTATATGTTACATATCATTTATttgaaagaaatatatatagttaCGTTTGTGGAACGATAATCAAACATGTCTAGTGGTCTTTATGACAAAAAATGTTGACGTAGCAGGTACaactttttccccccaaactGCTCTGTTATTAGTTAAcagttaatgtaattattttcaacAAAGGCTTCCGTGAAGAGACACCCATTATTTCTATttgtcctttttaattgttgcaACGTCATTGATAGAACAATATTGATATTAACATCAGATGTTATCTCAAGAATACACCAGCAAATTGGAACTGAATCTGTGTGTTGTGCAGAAGCAGTCAGATGAAAACTATCTCCTTTCGTTAAAGAGACTGAAAACTCAGTCATTGTAGTAATAGAATTCCAGTGAAAAAATTCAGATCTTTCAACCTGGGTTTCAGATTGGATGCTGTCCTAAGATTTAACAAGAGGtgtgttcattttatttgacTAGGCAGAAACGTAGCTGTGTCCTGTCTGTTCTAAATGCCTCCTTGTTcagtggtctgagtgtatgggcTGGTTTATTCTGTCATACGCCAGAGAAGTACACCTCAATACTGAGGCCTTTTTtcccattaaaaacaaagaaaaagtttTCCTCTAATTTGCACGGCTGAGGTTTTTGAATCTGGTAAATAAACGGGCCTACTGTCTGGTGagtaatggctgtgagggccaACATAAATAATTGCTGCCTGTGTGTACATGGGGTGAAAGAGTGGCACTGGGTATTTGGGAGTTGGGGGGGAAGGCGGGCAGGCGGACGGGTGGGCGCTGAAACTGCCACATCATCATTTGACTCCAGCACAGAAGCTACATTGTACAAGAATAGTGGATTTAACTCCTTGGTTTATCACCGTATCGTTGTCGTATTCTTCTGGGCACAATAAAGAGCCAGTGTTAGGACTAAATGGGCACTTTACCTGGTGCTGGACTGTGATTAAGAATGTGTTCAAACGACGTGATCTATGAAAGCCTTCCCCTTTAATGCCTATCATAGGTCCCCATGTACATATCAGTGCATAATTCTCCATCAGTTATTATAATCGACTATTGGTTGCAACAACCTCGCTGTTGGGTCGACGGAGGTGAGGACAAAGCACACACATCCTCCATCATCGAGTCGTGAGCCGAGAACACAGACAGCAGGCCCTTTGTGAGGGAGCAGACACAGTCCCCTCTGATAGCACTGCGAACGGGCTGGCGTCTGACCAGCCACGGGGGCCACTGCGGAGTGGGGAAGCAATGATCCCCCTTCCCACCCTGCCCCGGGGCGCCGTGCCATCCGTGTGCTGCCCCACGGAAACTCCTGGCCACAGCTGGCAGGGCCCACATTtgaaacacacatgcactgtttcGCTCGTCGTCTctctgttttgatttcttagttTAAAAACCTGGAAAATAGGCCTTAGGAATAACTACAATCATATCCAGTGTATATCTTTGAAGGTGTTTTTAAGCAAACCCCAAATTATACTGGTAGTTTATGGTGAGTTTAAGAAACTCCTGAgcaattcctttaaaaaaaaaaaaaaaacagggccaGTCCGAGCTTATTACATATTCAGCATTACTGTGCATAAATACTTTGTGTGCATTTCTGTATTTCTCAGATAGgtcatacattttatattgggTAATTCATCTTTACTTGCAGTTGAATAAACATGTAACATGGGTCGCAGATGTATTTTATATAGTAATCCTCTTCATTAAAGTCTTACAGAACAGAATATAAAATCTCATAATGTTTAACTCATAACTCATAATTATATCACACAGGGCTCGTTAAGATGCTTACAGCCTCAGGGATTATGCGCCCAGGTGTTAGGTGTAGATCattttgaaaacacattaatgTAAATGTACTATATTTTACATAGAAATAAAAAGTTGTTCCTTAAGCCACACCATCTGGACATCTGGTATTTTGAGTTCTTCAGACATTGAAAGTAAGCCAAGTGGGAAGACACCTGCAAAAGTTGTGCAATAATTGTACTAATGGTAGAAAGGAGTTTTGGACTGTGTAGAGCTCTGGGATGTGTGGATTTGTGGATGTTATGTATTAAACGATGTAATACCTGCAAGTGTCCTTCTCCTAAAACTAGGCAAGACACACATTTCATAACCGGTGCACCATAACCCACATTCATTTTACTTTACGTTGAAACTGTGAGACAACCTTATGTTTTCTATCATAAATCCTTTCTCATCACAGTTCAAATTTACCAGTAGGTAAAATGAGTTCTCTGGTGTTGACCCAGTTGCCCATATCTGATGTTCTTTCCTTTCAGGATCTTCAGAAGTCAACCAACGTTGTCTACCAGGCCCATCATGTGAGTCGCAGTAAGAGAGGCCAGGTCGTGGGCACCAGAGGGGGTTTCCGTGGCTGCACCGTCTGGCTCACTGGTAAGCATCGAGCACTGCTGCTGGAAAACAACATTGGGAGAACTTGCTGGGGATGTAGTGGgcaatacataattatatatattactataGATCTTGCATTACTCTTGCAGGGCTGTCGGGAGCTGGGAAGACGACCACTGGGTTTGCTCTTGAGGAGTACCTGGTTTCCCATGGCATTCCCTGCTACTCTCTGGACGGCGACAACATCCGCCACGGCCTAAATAAGAACCTGGGCTTCACTTCCGCCGACCGCGAGGAAAACATCAGGCGAGTGGCGGAGGTGGCCCGGCTGTTTGCAGATGCTGGCCTTGTCTGTATCACGAGCTTCATCTCCCCCTTCACCAAGGTAAGACCAGAACAAAGGGGTCAGGTTTACCggcattttgtttagtttttctaaAGACTGGCATTGTCCGAGGCACAATATCCTGAGTGTGGAAACTTGTGTTCTCCTGCACGTAAGTGATGAGGAATCGTAAGCTGAGTTTGATGGTACTGTTGTCGTCTGTGTGTAGGATCGTAACGATGCGCGGAAGATCCACGAGAACGCCGGCCTGCCGTTCTTCGAGGTGTTTGTCGATGCGCCTCTGGATGTGTGCGAGAGTCGAGATGTGAAGGGGCTGTACAAGAAGGCCCGAGCTGGAGAGATTAAAGGTACAACACTGAGACTGCGGCAGCAACCTGCATTTGCTTTGATGAAAACTGACCAAAAACACACGCTTTGCATACTTGTTATATACATGTAAGGTTAGTTGACATATGAAATTGCTGTACATTACAGGGAATCGTTGcaatattattttctaattgtGCATTCAAGCAACTTTTCTCACAGAATAATTTTCATAAGAGACTTTCGGGGaatttcaaataattccagTGTGGAAGGTGACACTTTTCAGCGGGTTTCTCCCAACAAACGGACTGAACTCTGGTCTTTCTTAATCCAGGCTTTACTGGCATTGATTCGGACTATGAGAAACCGGAGTCTCCTGAACTGGTGCTAAAGACTGGAGAAACCACACTGAATCAGTGTATCCAGCAGGTGGTGAAGCTACTGAAGGACCAGGTATGCATATCGCCCTGATAGGCACCTTCTACACTATGAATATGAGCCGAGCTACCATCAACTGTAGTGCCTTTTGACATTCTCCTATAGTCCAGCAATGCCCACTTCATGGAAGTATTGATGGATGCTTAGGGGGTTTATTGTAAAGCGTGTTGTTGTCATTCTGTGTCTGATGTGTAGTTTGGATGTTCTCTGTTTCAATATGTTGCCTTTTCCTCTTTGTCTGCTGCCAAAAACATAGATCAATAGGTGTATTACCCCTGTACTATTTTCTTTTGCTGTTTGAGAGTTTAGGAGCTCCCTTAGTTTATAGGACTTTATGTTTTTAGAGAGATGTGTCCTTGGGGCTGTTAACCTTTTGAAGTCTTTGAACTTTATTTAACTTTAAGTGCATACATTTGGAACCAAAATAAAGGGAAAGAACGGAGATAGATTGTGAAAGTATCTCTGTTTGTGTCCAACACAGAGTCCTTGAGAATCCTTTTTGCTGAAGACATTGTTAATGGAGCTGTTAATGTTTGCTTAAGACTTAAGAAGTATGGAGACCCTGTCTGGTGTTAATGTAAGATTGGTTAACCCAGAGGAGGACATTGAAGAAACATGTTTGTGTCCCTGTAGAATATTGTTCCTTCTGGGGTCACCGAGGAAGTGAACGAGCTGTTTGTGCCCGAGAACATGATGAACCTGGCACTGGCTGAAGCCAACACCCTGCCCGCCCTGGAGATCACAGAGGTACAGACTCTCAGAGCTTGCTGGCTGTTGTATTGCTTTCTTATTGTTTTTACATTCCCCAGATTTTCAGATGGATTGATTATGATTTATCTATTGATACAAAATAGTTTCCAAGCTGCACTGTGTGAAGGAGTTAAGAATCGTATGACCGAGTGCAGCTCTGTATCAACATCTGAGGTCTTTGGTCTTCCAAACGAGTCTGTTTCATTGACTGTGTGGTTTCTCTTGTCCTGGTAGCTGGACTTGCAGTGGGTTCAGGTGCTGGCCGAGGGATGGGCCACTCCTCTGCAGGGCTTCATGAGAGAACGGGAGTTTCTGCAGGTCCTGCACTTCAACACGCTGCTGGACGGTGAGGGGGCAGTCCATATTCTGTGCACAAATAAAGCTACTCTATTTTATACTTTACAACTATATTGTTTATTCCACAGCCGTTGCTACATTTTACTACTTTGGCCGATTTGGATTAATATTGGGATTAATTAATTGGAAATGTGTATGTTACAGAGAAGTGTTACTAATTTCGACATATACCCTTAAAAGACtcgttaaaatgtatttgtaatatacTTTGCTTTGCTACCATATTTACATATGCCATATAGATCACTTCAGACTTTTAAAAAGCTTTCACTGTCAACTTGAAAGTGCTTGTAGGTTCAACTTTCTTCTAAAATTATTTCCACCAGCCAGaagtacattttgaaaaagACATTGCTAAACTGCTGTTACATCTGCAGGTGGGACCATCAATCTCTCTGTGCCCATTGTCCTGCCCGTGTCTACGGAGAACAAAGATAGTCTGGGCGGCAGTGATGCGATTGCCCTGGTGTTCAAAGGTCGCAGGGTGGCCATTCTTCGCAACCCAGATTTCTATGAACACAGGAAAGAAGAGCGCTGTGCCAGGCAGTGGGGCACCACCTGCTCCCAGCACCCCTTCATCAAGGTACTGCCCATTGGTTTGGTGTTAGCACAAAATGCTACTAACCCTTGCATGAATCTTAAGGCCTCTGAATAAAAGGTATGCACATTGTTTAGGTTTAAAAGGGGAAGTACATTTTAGTCTTTATCAAATTAATTTCATCATTACTGAGGAATATATTTTGTGAAACTGTCTAGCAAGGAAAAGGAGTGTAAGAATCTGCCCAGCGGGGTAACGACTCCCAGCACCGGGCCGCTGTCCTGGACTCGAGGATAATGAGGCTGTGTTTACATGTCCTTTTGCAGATGGTGATGGAAAGTGGCGATTGGTTAGTCGGGGGGGAACTGGAAGTGCTGGAACGAATCAAGTGGAACGATGGGCTGGACCATTACCGGCTGACTCCGCGAGAACTGAAGCAGAAGTTCAAAGAGATGAAAGCAGGTACTGTGAGGAGGGCGGAGCTGTGGAAATCAGACCTGTTCAATCTGGAGTTCCTGTTGGGGAATTAAGATCTAAAGTGCATTGAACGAATCGCCTTTTGTGCAGATTTTGTTTATAGACAGTTTGTTTATAGTTTAAATTACGTGCAATTTCATGAAAAACATTCTCTGAGTTAAAATACCATTCCGTAAAATGCTGCAATTGATCTCAGGCTCTTTGGGCTTCACGCCACAAAATCCAGCACAATGAATAGATTTTGCACAGACTTTGAACGTAACACCATATTAAATTGCagtgttattaatataattgttcACATATTGTGACACACAATAGCCGTAAAAGTAAAATGAGATGCAGAAGGCTACATCGATACCACGGCTGGCCTACAAACCTGTGCTCTGCCTAACAGAAATCTATCTTTCTGTCAGATGCCGTCTTTGCGTTCCAGCTACGAAACCCGGTTCATAACGGGCACGCCTTGCTGATGCAGGACACGAGGCGCCGGCTGCTGGAGAGGGGCTACAAGCACCCAGTGCTGCTGCTTCACCCACTGGGGGGCT
This region includes:
- the papss2b gene encoding bifunctional 3'-phosphoadenosine 5'-phosphosulfate synthase 2b; amino-acid sequence: MSGVKKQRTDLQKSTNVVYQAHHVSRSKRGQVVGTRGGFRGCTVWLTGLSGAGKTTTGFALEEYLVSHGIPCYSLDGDNIRHGLNKNLGFTSADREENIRRVAEVARLFADAGLVCITSFISPFTKDRNDARKIHENAGLPFFEVFVDAPLDVCESRDVKGLYKKARAGEIKGFTGIDSDYEKPESPELVLKTGETTLNQCIQQVVKLLKDQNIVPSGVTEEVNELFVPENMMNLALAEANTLPALEITELDLQWVQVLAEGWATPLQGFMREREFLQVLHFNTLLDGGTINLSVPIVLPVSTENKDSLGGSDAIALVFKGRRVAILRNPDFYEHRKEERCARQWGTTCSQHPFIKMVMESGDWLVGGELEVLERIKWNDGLDHYRLTPRELKQKFKEMKADAVFAFQLRNPVHNGHALLMQDTRRRLLERGYKHPVLLLHPLGGWTKDDDVPLSWRMKQHAAVLDEGVLDPASTIVAIFPSPMMYAGPTEVQWHCRARMIAGANFYIVGRDPAGMPHPETKKDLYEPTHGGKVLTMAPGLTSLEIIPFRVAAYNKSKKAMDFYDKERHSDFDFISGTRMRKMARTGENPPDGFMAPKAWKILTEYYSSLEKDQ